A genomic region of Cannabis sativa cultivar Pink pepper isolate KNU-18-1 chromosome 1, ASM2916894v1, whole genome shotgun sequence contains the following coding sequences:
- the LOC115705482 gene encoding uncharacterized protein LOC115705482 isoform X1, producing the protein MSLASSSNLGSLINFNPRDQYCFRSFFSPNPLQFREFRVYRRRRLKRCRKFPMRSQLGPVDDFLLTLTAQLPSAKSVEFFAPVIGLASGFALYASRFGYGRVPEGTDIGEWIMFTSPTPFNRFVLLRCPSISFVGSELLEDVNEKLVKEDRHYVRLDSGRVLVHGGDRGLEEKLEYQRVCLSTDDGGVISLDWPANLDLREEHGLDTTLLLVPGSTQGSMDINIRSFVCDALKSGCFPIVMNPRGCAGSPLTTARLFTAADSDDISTAVHYINKARPWSTLMGVGCGYGANMLTKYLAEVGEGTPLTAAACIDNPFDLEEATRSSRHMAIDNNLTSGLIDILRSNKAIFQGRAKGFNVEKALSAKSVRDFEKEISMVSYGFEAIEDFYSESSTRNLIGDVKIPVLFIQNDNGSSPLFSIPRSSIAENPFTSLLLCSCLPSSGIYGGRSAIAWCQQLTIEWLTAVELGLLKGRHPLLEDVDITINLSKGLTLKEGKATKNTKKDTKILDLSPSNSLNRYNTDPIHEIVEEGDTAASMIVRPKKELQKRQGVEDKGLQKVENGALEQTNTVDADMVEDEEVSSEVENGEVLQTAQVIMNMLDVTMPGTLTEEKKKKVITAIGRGETVMTALQGAVPDDVREKLTTAVSGILRAQGTQQKLTDLLNISRKPSVSSGLKPKMDEKSTSNVEGLSEDHHPSDQMKKADTLLDSSANNQPGSQMPSGGTEAELPQSDSSQKSVISDQSHSVGSDGNNTNGSLKKETSDSGKSNIGEDSSTGQGVVSSEIVEKETEKGSIANNHAEKKTEEANPEDQKDQNVKTVLAEKKDDNNAKTEEKSEPDQNKMTASGVVSESVSPSVSSPESQSMEKEETDNQKKDIKPAPEQSKPAPESTSPTFSVSQAFDAFTGMDDSTQVAVNSIFGVIEDVISQLDVEPEHEDKAKEEENDNPMENNMPQKSDATPVDQSIQADRIHDSEHQDMEEQNDIPIHNTEPHNSDATPNDRSAQPDKLSDSSVSKHPRNAEESNQHPISSNGTDTKVLKDRDTASCLGKDANQQKDQLVGSNLLLKSSGKIKKVDKIPSHITPNTFGSSSFKENLHKYHASDIPLESLDSDATTALLLEYIPEEGQWKLLEQPGNNGTPVEKEAQTSSPTEGDGKVIEPLYVILDSETHQEPVEEFETSYKEENIEIDDNILVELTLFVEKIILDALKVEVGRKLGAAGTDEFEPNLASDLEQVANAVALSVRYDVRHALVSNVEYLSVDSILEEVDTLNGEHIVAAISSAVQESSHLRKVLPVGVIVGSILAALRKKFSVATLQDDDTLNIEAGNIGEKYLDKIEVAEAQHIPSEKTKSNGLSEDLVPEQEENDEPNDGNNASVMVGAVTAALGASALLVNQQNVQELFESNGNDVNSSKSSNMSAGSQKDKVSEKHQGNLVTSLAEKAMSVASPVVPTKEDGGVDQERLVSMLGDLSQRGGILRLVGKLALLWGGIRGAMSLTNKLISVFHIAERPLIQRILGFVCMVLVLWSPVVIPLLPTLVQGWTSKSPLRIAELACVIGLYVAVMILVMLWGKRIRGYENPFEQYGLNFTSLAQILNYLKGLAGGIMLVLSIQAVNVVLGCVSLSWPYSPSSFDVLTCLKVYGQMLMMVGKGIATATGVALVEELLFRSWLPEEIAADLGYHRAYIISGLVFSLIQRSLWAVPGLWLLSLSLSGVRQKAQGCLSVPIGIRAGILASSFVLQTGGFLTYKPNFSLWLTGTQPFQPFTGLSGFAFSLLMALILYPRQPMQTKSLKIQTQG; encoded by the exons GCCGGAGACTCAAACGATGCCGGAAATTTCCTATGCGAAGTCAATTGGGGCCTGTCGACGATTTTTTACTGACGTTGACGGCGCAGCTTCCGTCGGCGAAATCGGTGGAGTTTTTTGCTCCGGTGATCGGGTTAGCGTCTGGTTTTGCTCTTTACGCTTCGCGTTTTGGTTACGGGAGGGTTCCGGAAGGTACTGATATTGGGGAGTGGATTATGTTCACCAGTCCGACGCCGTTTAACCGGTTTGTGTTGCTGCGGTGTCCATCGATATCGTTTGTAGGGAGTGAGTTGTTGGAGGATGTGAATGAGAAGCTTGTTAAGGAAGATAGGCACTATGTGAGGCTCGATAGTGGGCGGGTTTTGGTGCATGGCGGTGACCGTGGTTTGGAGGAGAAATTGGAGTATCAGAGAGTGTGTTTGAGTACGGATGATGGGGGAGTGATTTCGTTGGATTGGCCTGCGAATTTGGATCTTAGAGAGGAGCATGGATTGGATACTACTCTGTTGCTGGTTCCGGGTTCGACTCAAGGTAGCATGGACATCAATATACGGTCCTTCGTTTGTGACGCTTTGAAGAGTGGTTGTTTTCCAATAGTCATGAATCCCAGGGGTTGTGCTGGTTCACCTCTCACAACTGCAAG GTTATTTACAGCTGCTGACAGCGATGATATCTCCACAGCTGTACATTACATCAATAAAGCAAGGCCGTGGAGTACGTTGATGGGGGTTGGCTGTGGTTATGGCGCAAACATGTTGACGAAGTACCTGGCTGAAGTTGGAGAGGGGACACCGCTCACTGCTGCAGCATGCATAGATAATCCATTTGATTTAGAGGAAGCCACAAGATCCTCTCGTCACATGGCTATTGATAACAATCTCACTAGTGGACTGATAGATATTCTGAGATCTAATAAG GCAATATTTCAAGGAAGAGCTAAAGGGTTTAATGTTGAAAAGGCTCTATCGGCAAAATCTGTTCGTGATTTTGAAAAGGAAATTTCTATGGTTTCTTATGGTTTTGAAGCCATTGAAGATTTTTATTCGGAATCTAGTACAAGAAATTTGATTGGAGATGTGAAGATTCCTGTTCTTTTCATACAg AATGACAATGGTTCTTCACCACTCTTCTCAATCCCACGCAGTTCGATAGCTGAAAACCCATTCACCAGCTTGCTCTTGTGCTCGTGTTTGCCTTCTAGTGGCATCTATGGTGGTAGGTCTGCTATAGCTTGGTGCCAGCAACTTACGATTGAG TGGCTCACAGCTGTGGAGCTTGGACTTCTGAAAGGTCGTCATCCTCTACTTGAAGATGTGGACATTACCATTAACCTGTCAAAAGGGTTAACCTTAAAGGAAGGAAAAGCAACCAAAAATACTAAGAAAGATACCAAGATTTTGGATCTTAGTCCTTCAAATtctttaaatagatataacacAGATCCTATTCATGAAATAGTTGAAGAAGGGGACACTGCTGCCAGCATGATCGTAAGACCCAAAAAGGAATTGCAGAAAAGACAGGGAGTTGAAGATAAGGGATTGCAGAAAGTGGAAAATGGTGCATTGGAGCAGACTAACACAGTCGATGCAGATATGGTTGAAGATGAGGAAGTCAGTTCAGAGGTTGAAAATGGTGAAGTGCTACAAACAGCACAAGTCATTATGAATATGCTTGATGTAACCATGCCTGGTACTTTaacagaagaaaagaagaaaaag GTCATAACTGCCATTGGTCGAGGAGAGACAGTGATGACTGCTTTGCAAGGTGCTGTGCCTGATGATGTTCGTGAAAAGCTTACAACTGCTGTGTCTGGGATTTTGCGTGCCCAAGGCACACAACAAAAACTAACTGATCTCCTGAATATTTCTCGGAAACCCAGCGTGTCATCAGGATTGAAGCCGAAAATGGATGAAAAATCAACATCAAATGTAGAAGGTTTGTCAGAGGATCATCATCCGTCAGATCAGATGAAAAAGGCAGACACACTGTTAGATAGCTCTGCTAACAATCAACCAGGCTCACAGATGCCATCAGGTGGAACGGAAGCAGAGCTTCCTCAGTCAGATAGCTCTCAAAAGTCTGTCATTTCAGACCAATCTCATTCAGTGGGTAGTGATGGAAACAATACTAACGGTTCTCTCAAGAAAGAAACTAGTGATTCTGGAAAAAGTAACATTGGCGAAGATTCTTCCACAGGACAAGGTGTTGTAAGTTCTGAGATTGTTGAGAAGGAAACAGAAAAAGGGTCAATTGCTAATAACCATGCTGAAAAGAAAACTGAAGAAGCGAATCCTGAAGATCAGAAGGACCAAAATGTGAAAACAGTTTTGGCAGAAAAAAAAGACGATAATAATGCCAAAACTGAAGAGAAATCAGAGCCTGATCAAAATAAGATGACGGCATCTGGAGTGGTAAGTGAAAGCGTTTCACCTTCGGTATCTTCACCTGAGTCTCAATCAATGGAAAAGGAAGAGACTGATAATCAGAAGAAGGACATCAAGCCTGCTCCAGAGCAATCTAAGCCTGCCCCAGAGTCTACTTCTCCAACTTTTAGTGTTTCTCAGGCCTTCGATGCCTTTACTGGGATGGACGATTCCACTCAAGTGGCAGTTAACAGTATTTTTGGTGTGATAGAGGATGTGATATCACAACTAGATGTAGAGCCGGAACATGAAGATAAAGCTAAGGAAGAAGAAAACGATAACCCAATGGAGAATAATATGCCACAAAAGTCAGATGCCACTCCCGTCGACCAAAGTATACAAGCTGATAGAATACATGATTCTGAACATCAAGATATGGAAGAGCAAAATGATATTCCAATCCACAATACGGAACCACACAATTCAGATGCCACTCCTAATGACCGAAGTGCACAGCCTGATAAATTAAGTGATTCTTCTGTTTCAAAGCACCCTAGGAATGCCGAGGAATCCAATCAACACCCAATATCATCAAATGGGACTGATACAAAAGTTTTGAAAGACAGAGATACAGCTAGTTGTTTGGGTAAGGATGCAAATCAACAGAAGGATCAATTAGTTGGTAGCAATCTTCTTCTTAAAAGTTcaggtaaaataaaaaaagtagatAAAATTCCATCGCACATTACTCCAAATACCTTTGGTAGCTCTTCCTTTAAAGAGAATTTGCATAAATATCATGCCTCAGATATACCTTTAGAATCACTAGATTCAGATGCAACTACTGCTCTTTTGCTCGAGTATATTCCAGAAGAAGGTCAGTGGAAACTACTGGAACAACCAGGAAATAACGGAACTCCTGTTGAAAAAGAAGCTCAAACCAGCTCACCTACAGAAGGGGATGGCAAAGTTATCGAACCATTGTATGTAATATTAGATTCGGAAACACACCAAGAACCAGTAGAAGAGTTTGAAACTAGTTACAAAGAAGAAAATATTGAAATTGATGACAACATATTAGTGGAGTTAACGCTGTTTGTAGAGAAGATAATATTGGATGCCTTGAAGGTTGAAGTTGGTCGCAAGCTAGGTGCAGCTGGTACGGATGAATTTGAACCCAATCTTGCTAGTGATTTGGAACAAGTGGCAAATGCTGTCGCACTATCTGTTCGATATGATGTGAGGCATGCTTTGGTTTCCAATGTTGAATACCTTAGTGTTGATAGTATTTTGGAAGAAGTTGATACACTTAACGGAGAGCACATTGTTGCGGCTATATCTTCTGCTGTTCAGGAGAGCAGTCACCTGAGAAAAGTACTCCCAGTTGGTGTCATTGTTGGCTCTATATTAGCTGCACTGAGAAAAAAATTCAGTGTTGCTACACTGCAGGATGATGACACTCTCAATATTGAAGCCGGAAACATAGGAGAAAAGTATCTTGATAAGATTGAAGTTGCTGAGGCTCAGCATATACCTTCTGAAAAAACTAAGAGCAATGGCCTGTCTGAGGATTTGGTCCCCGAGCAGGAGGAAAATGATGAACCAAATGATGGAAATAATGCATCTGTCATGGTTGGAGCTGTTACTGCTGCTTTAGGGGCATCTGCCTTACTAGTGAACCAACAG AACGTGCAAGAACTTTTTGAATCCAATGGAAATGATGTTAATTCATCAAAGTCCTCAAACATGAGTGCTGGCAGTCAAAAGGATAAGGTGTCTGAAAAACACCAAGGGAACCTTGTAACCAGTCTAGCTGAAAAAGCCATGTCAGTTGCTAGTCCAGTGGTACCCACAAAGGAAGATGGTGGAGTGGATCAAGAAAG GCTGGTCTCAATGTTGGGAGATTTAAGTCAGAGAGGTGGCATTCTGAGGCTTGTAGGAAAGCTTGCTTTGTTATGGGGTGGTATACGGGGTGCCATGAGTTTGACCAATAAGCTTATTTCAGTTTTTCACATAGCTGAGCGTCCCTTGATCCAAAG GATTCTTGGGTTTGTGTGTATGGTGCTTGTTTTATGGTCACCAGTTGTCATTCCACTGCTTCCAACTCTTGTTCAGGGCTGGACTTCAAAAAGCCCCTTAAGAATTGCTGAGCTTGCTTGCGTAATTGGGCTCTACGTCGCTGTTATGATACTTGTTATGCTATGGGGTAAGAGAATACGTGGGTACGAGAATCCTTTTGAACAGTATGGCCTGAATTTTACATCATTGGCACAG ATTCTAAACTATTTAAAAGGCTTAGCTGGAGGAATTATGCTTGTATTATCAATACAAGCTGTGAACGTAGTACTTGGCTGTGTGAGTCTCTCTTGGCCTTATTCTCCATCTTCCTTTGATGTGTTGACATGTCTCAAAGTGTATGGTCAAATGCTTATGATGGTTGGTAAAGGCATTGCAACGGCAACTGGTGTTGCCCTAGTAGAAGAATTGCTATTCAGGTCATGGTTACCTGAAGAAATCGCTGCTGATCTTGGATACCATAGAGCATACATAATATCAGGGCTTGTGTTTTCCTTAATACAAAG GTCTCTGTGGGCGGTACCAGGGCTATGGCTTCTATCTTTGAGTTTAAGTGGAGTACGCCAAAAAGCACAGGGATGCCTCTCTGTTCCAATTGGAATAAGGGCCGGAATATTGGCATCGAGTTTTGTCTTGCAAACAGGTGGTTTTCTGACTTACAAGCCTAATTTCTCGCTCTGGCTGACTGGGACTCAACCATTCCAACCTTTTACTGGATTATCCGGTTTCGCATTTTCCTTACTGATGGCCCTAATTTTATATCCTAGACAACCTATGCAAACTAAGAGTTTAAAGATTCAAACTCAAGGGTAA
- the LOC115705482 gene encoding uncharacterized protein LOC115705482 isoform X2 has protein sequence MGVGCGYGANMLTKYLAEVGEGTPLTAAACIDNPFDLEEATRSSRHMAIDNNLTSGLIDILRSNKAIFQGRAKGFNVEKALSAKSVRDFEKEISMVSYGFEAIEDFYSESSTRNLIGDVKIPVLFIQNDNGSSPLFSIPRSSIAENPFTSLLLCSCLPSSGIYGGRSAIAWCQQLTIEWLTAVELGLLKGRHPLLEDVDITINLSKGLTLKEGKATKNTKKDTKILDLSPSNSLNRYNTDPIHEIVEEGDTAASMIVRPKKELQKRQGVEDKGLQKVENGALEQTNTVDADMVEDEEVSSEVENGEVLQTAQVIMNMLDVTMPGTLTEEKKKKVITAIGRGETVMTALQGAVPDDVREKLTTAVSGILRAQGTQQKLTDLLNISRKPSVSSGLKPKMDEKSTSNVEGLSEDHHPSDQMKKADTLLDSSANNQPGSQMPSGGTEAELPQSDSSQKSVISDQSHSVGSDGNNTNGSLKKETSDSGKSNIGEDSSTGQGVVSSEIVEKETEKGSIANNHAEKKTEEANPEDQKDQNVKTVLAEKKDDNNAKTEEKSEPDQNKMTASGVVSESVSPSVSSPESQSMEKEETDNQKKDIKPAPEQSKPAPESTSPTFSVSQAFDAFTGMDDSTQVAVNSIFGVIEDVISQLDVEPEHEDKAKEEENDNPMENNMPQKSDATPVDQSIQADRIHDSEHQDMEEQNDIPIHNTEPHNSDATPNDRSAQPDKLSDSSVSKHPRNAEESNQHPISSNGTDTKVLKDRDTASCLGKDANQQKDQLVGSNLLLKSSGKIKKVDKIPSHITPNTFGSSSFKENLHKYHASDIPLESLDSDATTALLLEYIPEEGQWKLLEQPGNNGTPVEKEAQTSSPTEGDGKVIEPLYVILDSETHQEPVEEFETSYKEENIEIDDNILVELTLFVEKIILDALKVEVGRKLGAAGTDEFEPNLASDLEQVANAVALSVRYDVRHALVSNVEYLSVDSILEEVDTLNGEHIVAAISSAVQESSHLRKVLPVGVIVGSILAALRKKFSVATLQDDDTLNIEAGNIGEKYLDKIEVAEAQHIPSEKTKSNGLSEDLVPEQEENDEPNDGNNASVMVGAVTAALGASALLVNQQNVQELFESNGNDVNSSKSSNMSAGSQKDKVSEKHQGNLVTSLAEKAMSVASPVVPTKEDGGVDQERLVSMLGDLSQRGGILRLVGKLALLWGGIRGAMSLTNKLISVFHIAERPLIQRILGFVCMVLVLWSPVVIPLLPTLVQGWTSKSPLRIAELACVIGLYVAVMILVMLWGKRIRGYENPFEQYGLNFTSLAQILNYLKGLAGGIMLVLSIQAVNVVLGCVSLSWPYSPSSFDVLTCLKVYGQMLMMVGKGIATATGVALVEELLFRSWLPEEIAADLGYHRAYIISGLVFSLIQRSLWAVPGLWLLSLSLSGVRQKAQGCLSVPIGIRAGILASSFVLQTGGFLTYKPNFSLWLTGTQPFQPFTGLSGFAFSLLMALILYPRQPMQTKSLKIQTQG, from the exons ATGGGGGTTGGCTGTGGTTATGGCGCAAACATGTTGACGAAGTACCTGGCTGAAGTTGGAGAGGGGACACCGCTCACTGCTGCAGCATGCATAGATAATCCATTTGATTTAGAGGAAGCCACAAGATCCTCTCGTCACATGGCTATTGATAACAATCTCACTAGTGGACTGATAGATATTCTGAGATCTAATAAG GCAATATTTCAAGGAAGAGCTAAAGGGTTTAATGTTGAAAAGGCTCTATCGGCAAAATCTGTTCGTGATTTTGAAAAGGAAATTTCTATGGTTTCTTATGGTTTTGAAGCCATTGAAGATTTTTATTCGGAATCTAGTACAAGAAATTTGATTGGAGATGTGAAGATTCCTGTTCTTTTCATACAg AATGACAATGGTTCTTCACCACTCTTCTCAATCCCACGCAGTTCGATAGCTGAAAACCCATTCACCAGCTTGCTCTTGTGCTCGTGTTTGCCTTCTAGTGGCATCTATGGTGGTAGGTCTGCTATAGCTTGGTGCCAGCAACTTACGATTGAG TGGCTCACAGCTGTGGAGCTTGGACTTCTGAAAGGTCGTCATCCTCTACTTGAAGATGTGGACATTACCATTAACCTGTCAAAAGGGTTAACCTTAAAGGAAGGAAAAGCAACCAAAAATACTAAGAAAGATACCAAGATTTTGGATCTTAGTCCTTCAAATtctttaaatagatataacacAGATCCTATTCATGAAATAGTTGAAGAAGGGGACACTGCTGCCAGCATGATCGTAAGACCCAAAAAGGAATTGCAGAAAAGACAGGGAGTTGAAGATAAGGGATTGCAGAAAGTGGAAAATGGTGCATTGGAGCAGACTAACACAGTCGATGCAGATATGGTTGAAGATGAGGAAGTCAGTTCAGAGGTTGAAAATGGTGAAGTGCTACAAACAGCACAAGTCATTATGAATATGCTTGATGTAACCATGCCTGGTACTTTaacagaagaaaagaagaaaaag GTCATAACTGCCATTGGTCGAGGAGAGACAGTGATGACTGCTTTGCAAGGTGCTGTGCCTGATGATGTTCGTGAAAAGCTTACAACTGCTGTGTCTGGGATTTTGCGTGCCCAAGGCACACAACAAAAACTAACTGATCTCCTGAATATTTCTCGGAAACCCAGCGTGTCATCAGGATTGAAGCCGAAAATGGATGAAAAATCAACATCAAATGTAGAAGGTTTGTCAGAGGATCATCATCCGTCAGATCAGATGAAAAAGGCAGACACACTGTTAGATAGCTCTGCTAACAATCAACCAGGCTCACAGATGCCATCAGGTGGAACGGAAGCAGAGCTTCCTCAGTCAGATAGCTCTCAAAAGTCTGTCATTTCAGACCAATCTCATTCAGTGGGTAGTGATGGAAACAATACTAACGGTTCTCTCAAGAAAGAAACTAGTGATTCTGGAAAAAGTAACATTGGCGAAGATTCTTCCACAGGACAAGGTGTTGTAAGTTCTGAGATTGTTGAGAAGGAAACAGAAAAAGGGTCAATTGCTAATAACCATGCTGAAAAGAAAACTGAAGAAGCGAATCCTGAAGATCAGAAGGACCAAAATGTGAAAACAGTTTTGGCAGAAAAAAAAGACGATAATAATGCCAAAACTGAAGAGAAATCAGAGCCTGATCAAAATAAGATGACGGCATCTGGAGTGGTAAGTGAAAGCGTTTCACCTTCGGTATCTTCACCTGAGTCTCAATCAATGGAAAAGGAAGAGACTGATAATCAGAAGAAGGACATCAAGCCTGCTCCAGAGCAATCTAAGCCTGCCCCAGAGTCTACTTCTCCAACTTTTAGTGTTTCTCAGGCCTTCGATGCCTTTACTGGGATGGACGATTCCACTCAAGTGGCAGTTAACAGTATTTTTGGTGTGATAGAGGATGTGATATCACAACTAGATGTAGAGCCGGAACATGAAGATAAAGCTAAGGAAGAAGAAAACGATAACCCAATGGAGAATAATATGCCACAAAAGTCAGATGCCACTCCCGTCGACCAAAGTATACAAGCTGATAGAATACATGATTCTGAACATCAAGATATGGAAGAGCAAAATGATATTCCAATCCACAATACGGAACCACACAATTCAGATGCCACTCCTAATGACCGAAGTGCACAGCCTGATAAATTAAGTGATTCTTCTGTTTCAAAGCACCCTAGGAATGCCGAGGAATCCAATCAACACCCAATATCATCAAATGGGACTGATACAAAAGTTTTGAAAGACAGAGATACAGCTAGTTGTTTGGGTAAGGATGCAAATCAACAGAAGGATCAATTAGTTGGTAGCAATCTTCTTCTTAAAAGTTcaggtaaaataaaaaaagtagatAAAATTCCATCGCACATTACTCCAAATACCTTTGGTAGCTCTTCCTTTAAAGAGAATTTGCATAAATATCATGCCTCAGATATACCTTTAGAATCACTAGATTCAGATGCAACTACTGCTCTTTTGCTCGAGTATATTCCAGAAGAAGGTCAGTGGAAACTACTGGAACAACCAGGAAATAACGGAACTCCTGTTGAAAAAGAAGCTCAAACCAGCTCACCTACAGAAGGGGATGGCAAAGTTATCGAACCATTGTATGTAATATTAGATTCGGAAACACACCAAGAACCAGTAGAAGAGTTTGAAACTAGTTACAAAGAAGAAAATATTGAAATTGATGACAACATATTAGTGGAGTTAACGCTGTTTGTAGAGAAGATAATATTGGATGCCTTGAAGGTTGAAGTTGGTCGCAAGCTAGGTGCAGCTGGTACGGATGAATTTGAACCCAATCTTGCTAGTGATTTGGAACAAGTGGCAAATGCTGTCGCACTATCTGTTCGATATGATGTGAGGCATGCTTTGGTTTCCAATGTTGAATACCTTAGTGTTGATAGTATTTTGGAAGAAGTTGATACACTTAACGGAGAGCACATTGTTGCGGCTATATCTTCTGCTGTTCAGGAGAGCAGTCACCTGAGAAAAGTACTCCCAGTTGGTGTCATTGTTGGCTCTATATTAGCTGCACTGAGAAAAAAATTCAGTGTTGCTACACTGCAGGATGATGACACTCTCAATATTGAAGCCGGAAACATAGGAGAAAAGTATCTTGATAAGATTGAAGTTGCTGAGGCTCAGCATATACCTTCTGAAAAAACTAAGAGCAATGGCCTGTCTGAGGATTTGGTCCCCGAGCAGGAGGAAAATGATGAACCAAATGATGGAAATAATGCATCTGTCATGGTTGGAGCTGTTACTGCTGCTTTAGGGGCATCTGCCTTACTAGTGAACCAACAG AACGTGCAAGAACTTTTTGAATCCAATGGAAATGATGTTAATTCATCAAAGTCCTCAAACATGAGTGCTGGCAGTCAAAAGGATAAGGTGTCTGAAAAACACCAAGGGAACCTTGTAACCAGTCTAGCTGAAAAAGCCATGTCAGTTGCTAGTCCAGTGGTACCCACAAAGGAAGATGGTGGAGTGGATCAAGAAAG GCTGGTCTCAATGTTGGGAGATTTAAGTCAGAGAGGTGGCATTCTGAGGCTTGTAGGAAAGCTTGCTTTGTTATGGGGTGGTATACGGGGTGCCATGAGTTTGACCAATAAGCTTATTTCAGTTTTTCACATAGCTGAGCGTCCCTTGATCCAAAG GATTCTTGGGTTTGTGTGTATGGTGCTTGTTTTATGGTCACCAGTTGTCATTCCACTGCTTCCAACTCTTGTTCAGGGCTGGACTTCAAAAAGCCCCTTAAGAATTGCTGAGCTTGCTTGCGTAATTGGGCTCTACGTCGCTGTTATGATACTTGTTATGCTATGGGGTAAGAGAATACGTGGGTACGAGAATCCTTTTGAACAGTATGGCCTGAATTTTACATCATTGGCACAG ATTCTAAACTATTTAAAAGGCTTAGCTGGAGGAATTATGCTTGTATTATCAATACAAGCTGTGAACGTAGTACTTGGCTGTGTGAGTCTCTCTTGGCCTTATTCTCCATCTTCCTTTGATGTGTTGACATGTCTCAAAGTGTATGGTCAAATGCTTATGATGGTTGGTAAAGGCATTGCAACGGCAACTGGTGTTGCCCTAGTAGAAGAATTGCTATTCAGGTCATGGTTACCTGAAGAAATCGCTGCTGATCTTGGATACCATAGAGCATACATAATATCAGGGCTTGTGTTTTCCTTAATACAAAG GTCTCTGTGGGCGGTACCAGGGCTATGGCTTCTATCTTTGAGTTTAAGTGGAGTACGCCAAAAAGCACAGGGATGCCTCTCTGTTCCAATTGGAATAAGGGCCGGAATATTGGCATCGAGTTTTGTCTTGCAAACAGGTGGTTTTCTGACTTACAAGCCTAATTTCTCGCTCTGGCTGACTGGGACTCAACCATTCCAACCTTTTACTGGATTATCCGGTTTCGCATTTTCCTTACTGATGGCCCTAATTTTATATCCTAGACAACCTATGCAAACTAAGAGTTTAAAGATTCAAACTCAAGGGTAA